A section of the Humulus lupulus chromosome 2, drHumLupu1.1, whole genome shotgun sequence genome encodes:
- the LOC133816203 gene encoding transcription initiation factor TFIID subunit 5-like isoform X1 → MSKPLLMIASNIRILESVRQQYKKTHDLLSSQYSYELLLQFLHKSQSTTVLGIINEHINFQVSPGQPNSISDDAEAVTLTGSSQDAVSQINQKEIHWGLLEDSLEERLEKTGGLLSDSEKAEGETKESEWEENKKRSAEGGKQGSSVKKLKKDKATGATGKATRPETNIVTMAPRVKPELPLPTISVEVEQSILDHSRFCNKKTETYLSMKRIWT, encoded by the exons ATGTCAAAACCGTTGCTTATGATTGCTAGTAACATACGTATACTTGAATCAGTGAGGCAGCAGTATAAAAAAACTCATGACTTGTTGTCTTCTCAGTATTCTTATGAGCTTCTTCTGCAATTTCTGCATAAGTCTCAATCTACCACTGTACTTGGTATTATCAATGAGCATATCAACTTTCAAG TTTCTCCTGGACAGCCCAACTCAATTTCTGATGATGCGGAGGCTGTTACATTGACTGGCAGCAGCCAGGATGCAGTCAGTCAGATTAATCAGAAGGAAATACATTGGGGG TTGCTGGAAGACTCTTTGGAAGAACGCTTGGAAAAGACTGGGGGTTTGCTTTCTGATTCTGAAAAGGCAGAAGGAGAAACTAAAGAGTCGGAGTGGGAGGAAAATAAG AAAAGATCAGCAGAAGGAGGAAAGCAGGGCTCATCAGTTAAAAAGCTGAAAAAAGACAAGGCAACGGGAGCAACAGGGAAAGCCACTCGTCCTGAGACAAACATTGTAACTATGGCACCAAGAGTCAAACCAGAGCTTCCTTTGCCTACAAT TTCAGTCGAGGTTGAGCAGTCTATACTTGATCACAGTAGATTTTGTAACAAGAAAACAG AGACATATCTTTCCATGAAAAGAATCTGGACTTGA
- the LOC133816203 gene encoding transcription initiation factor TFIID subunit 5-like isoform X3: MSKPLLMIASNIRILESVRQQYKKTHDLLSSQYSYELLLQFLHKSQSTTVLVSPGQPNSISDDAEAVTLTGSSQDAVSQINQKEIHWGLLEDSLEERLEKTGGLLSDSEKAEGETKESEWEENKKRSAEGGKQGSSVKKLKKDKATGATGKATRPETNIVTMAPRVKPELPLPTISVEVEQSILDHSRFCNKKTETYLSMKRIWT; this comes from the exons ATGTCAAAACCGTTGCTTATGATTGCTAGTAACATACGTATACTTGAATCAGTGAGGCAGCAGTATAAAAAAACTCATGACTTGTTGTCTTCTCAGTATTCTTATGAGCTTCTTCTGCAATTTCTGCATAAGTCTCAATCTACCACTGTACTTG TTTCTCCTGGACAGCCCAACTCAATTTCTGATGATGCGGAGGCTGTTACATTGACTGGCAGCAGCCAGGATGCAGTCAGTCAGATTAATCAGAAGGAAATACATTGGGGG TTGCTGGAAGACTCTTTGGAAGAACGCTTGGAAAAGACTGGGGGTTTGCTTTCTGATTCTGAAAAGGCAGAAGGAGAAACTAAAGAGTCGGAGTGGGAGGAAAATAAG AAAAGATCAGCAGAAGGAGGAAAGCAGGGCTCATCAGTTAAAAAGCTGAAAAAAGACAAGGCAACGGGAGCAACAGGGAAAGCCACTCGTCCTGAGACAAACATTGTAACTATGGCACCAAGAGTCAAACCAGAGCTTCCTTTGCCTACAAT TTCAGTCGAGGTTGAGCAGTCTATACTTGATCACAGTAGATTTTGTAACAAGAAAACAG AGACATATCTTTCCATGAAAAGAATCTGGACTTGA
- the LOC133816203 gene encoding transcription initiation factor TFIID subunit 5-like isoform X2, whose product MSKPLLMIASNIRILESVRQQYKKTHDLLSSQYSYELLLQFLHKSQSTTVLGIINEHINFQVSPGQPNSISDDAEAVTLTGSSQDAVSQINQKEIHWGLLEDSLEERLEKTGGLLSDSEKAEGETKESEWEENKKRSAEGGKQGSSVKKLKKDKATGATGKATRPETNIVTMAPRVKPELPLPTILNMSILVTCSETYLSMKRIWT is encoded by the exons ATGTCAAAACCGTTGCTTATGATTGCTAGTAACATACGTATACTTGAATCAGTGAGGCAGCAGTATAAAAAAACTCATGACTTGTTGTCTTCTCAGTATTCTTATGAGCTTCTTCTGCAATTTCTGCATAAGTCTCAATCTACCACTGTACTTGGTATTATCAATGAGCATATCAACTTTCAAG TTTCTCCTGGACAGCCCAACTCAATTTCTGATGATGCGGAGGCTGTTACATTGACTGGCAGCAGCCAGGATGCAGTCAGTCAGATTAATCAGAAGGAAATACATTGGGGG TTGCTGGAAGACTCTTTGGAAGAACGCTTGGAAAAGACTGGGGGTTTGCTTTCTGATTCTGAAAAGGCAGAAGGAGAAACTAAAGAGTCGGAGTGGGAGGAAAATAAG AAAAGATCAGCAGAAGGAGGAAAGCAGGGCTCATCAGTTAAAAAGCTGAAAAAAGACAAGGCAACGGGAGCAACAGGGAAAGCCACTCGTCCTGAGACAAACATTGTAACTATGGCACCAAGAGTCAAACCAGAGCTTCCTTTGCCTACAAT atTGAACATGTCTATACTCGTCACATGCTCAGAGACATATCTTTCCATGAAAAGAATCTGGACTTGA